From the Paenibacillus sp. MMS20-IR301 genome, the window CCGATGTGATGGATCAGCTGAACCAGCGGTCATTATTTTACCAGCTTGTTACGAATGTGCTGCAATCCGAGCGCTACCTCCAGAATGAGGGCAGCTACCTGATCATAGAGGATGCCATCCGGTATATTCAGCAGCACTTCACTGAACCGCTCACACTCAGCAAGCTGGCTGACCGGTATGAGCTTAAGGCCAAATATTTCTCTTACCTGTTCACCAAATATACCGGAACCGGCCCGATCGATTACCTGATCCGCTACCGGATGAACAAGGCGCATGAATGGCTGCTGACCAGACAATTCTCAGTCACGACTGTGGCTAAGAGTATCGGTTACTCAGATCCTTATTATTTCAGCAGATTATTCAAAAAATATAAAGGTGTAGCTCCCAGCCAGGTTGATTTCACCAGCCGCGAGGACTGATTATTTTACTTGGATGAAGGCGAAATTGTCCAGCATCCCATCGGGAATCTCTACATTCTCATTAGGCCGGGTTGATGATACTATGGAAAATGTAATTGATAATGATCATCATTTTCAGGCAGAGGAGCCCCTTACTAATGAAATTTTGGCTAACCCATTCACGTTTCGCCATTCTCGCAGGTCTGCTTAGCATGCTGCTGCTGCTGAGTGCCTGCTCCAGCAACACTGCAGCAACCAATCAGGCGGCAGTGCCTGCTCCTTCCCCGGTGCCTGCAGCAGCTGAACAAGCAGCGGAAACAACAGCTGCCGTCGCATTCCCGCGGACCATCGAAGCTGCTAACGGCAGCATCGTCATTGACGAGCAGCCTGAACGTGTCGCTGTTGTTCATTGGGGTTACAATGATTCTATTCTGCTGTTCGATCTGAAGTCTGTTGGACTCGCCCTGCCATTCACGAAGGCTGACTCTTCACTGACCACAGATACATACAAGCCATATGCGGACAAGGTCGGTGAACTGGCTATCGTCGGTGAGAACACGACTGTCAATCTGGAGGCTTTGCTGGAGTACGCCCCGGATCTTATTATTGCCGGGAATGCCGTCAATGCGGAAATAACAGCTCAGCTGGAGCAGATTGCCACCACAGTCGTGATCGATGAAACCAAGACTGATGTAT encodes:
- a CDS encoding AraC family transcriptional regulator; protein product: MRHTYEELAHYFAATPIHLYGVYRTRLEGNRIYGGHVNKPTAKCAVIIALDGEACFDFDGGEQYVLKPGRILIGGAGRRLEITPSEDGFLYCLAHYLPSGAIEQGQRQNRDISCLDITLNPELLRLVDQLLNAASAPDVMDQLNQRSLFYQLVTNVLQSERYLQNEGSYLIIEDAIRYIQQHFTEPLTLSKLADRYELKAKYFSYLFTKYTGTGPIDYLIRYRMNKAHEWLLTRQFSVTTVAKSIGYSDPYYFSRLFKKYKGVAPSQVDFTSRED
- a CDS encoding ABC transporter substrate-binding protein; this translates as MKFWLTHSRFAILAGLLSMLLLLSACSSNTAATNQAAVPAPSPVPAAAEQAAETTAAVAFPRTIEAANGSIVIDEQPERVAVVHWGYNDSILLFDLKSVGLALPFTKADSSLTTDTYKPYADKVGELAIVGENTTVNLEALLEYAPDLIIAGNAVNAEITAQLEQIATTVVIDETKTDVWGNWPALVTKFGEILGQETVAADFISGYEAKVADGKAKLADLGGTVAFLQVRSNAVWLGGTKYLNPYYDNGLGLKAPDSPSMTEGAELTLEGLIALDPDYLFLGYFNYEQPSAASATDEWETTEVWKKLKAVQNGHVYSINGSLAMGYGPLGNSYGVGAVLEALGK